From a region of the Neobacillus niacini genome:
- a CDS encoding isochorismate synthase MenF, producing MVTIQETELKDKGILAVRTAQKLGRPILISEVHQMDSIDPLSFFNSGSVRYFGERFYWKDPSEEVVLIGIGISKQIQSDQATDRFFHVEEEWRNFLKDGLIFNPFNENGLGPVMFGGFSFDPLKEKTTLWSNYADSLFHVPKYMLTLVKGQTFLTTNIVCTPNDDYSLFEEEMNERTQLLSSLNLKQDTDMKPAKLLEMKEISPQQWKQTVDDVVEELKTGSLKKVVLARELRLLFDSHVKADLILENLYNQQRDSFIFVFESNGDCFIGATPERLVKKQGENVFSTCLAGSIRRGKNEEEDNILGQTLLNDQKNISEHGFVVEMIKEALEESCEEIILPDKPQLMKIRDIQHLYTPVIGKCQKDASLLLLVERLHPTPALGGLPKQESVEKIRQVEELDRGFYAAPLGWVDYRGNGEFSVSIRSGLIQGKEASLFAGCGVVANSDSESEYLETSLKFTPMLRALGGN from the coding sequence TTGGTTACCATTCAGGAAACAGAATTAAAGGATAAAGGTATCTTAGCAGTCAGAACTGCTCAAAAACTAGGTCGCCCTATTTTAATTAGCGAAGTCCATCAAATGGACAGTATCGATCCCTTATCCTTTTTCAATAGTGGAAGTGTGCGCTATTTTGGGGAACGTTTCTACTGGAAAGACCCATCAGAAGAAGTTGTGCTTATTGGCATTGGCATATCAAAACAAATTCAGTCGGATCAGGCTACTGACCGCTTTTTTCATGTTGAAGAAGAGTGGAGAAATTTCTTAAAGGATGGCCTAATCTTTAATCCATTTAATGAAAATGGCTTAGGACCTGTTATGTTTGGCGGATTTTCCTTCGATCCACTTAAGGAAAAGACAACTCTGTGGTCTAACTATGCTGATTCTCTATTTCATGTTCCTAAATATATGTTAACACTTGTTAAGGGACAAACGTTTTTAACGACGAATATTGTTTGTACCCCGAATGATGATTATTCTCTTTTTGAAGAAGAAATGAACGAGCGAACTCAGTTGCTCTCATCTCTAAATTTAAAACAAGATACTGATATGAAACCAGCTAAGCTTCTTGAAATGAAAGAAATTTCACCGCAGCAATGGAAACAGACAGTTGATGATGTGGTAGAGGAGCTGAAAACTGGTTCATTGAAAAAAGTTGTTCTGGCACGCGAATTAAGATTATTGTTTGATAGTCACGTTAAGGCCGATCTTATTCTTGAGAATTTATACAATCAACAGCGAGACAGCTTTATCTTTGTTTTTGAATCCAATGGAGATTGTTTTATCGGTGCAACACCAGAAAGGCTTGTGAAGAAACAAGGAGAAAATGTATTCTCAACATGCCTGGCAGGCTCGATTAGACGTGGTAAAAATGAAGAAGAAGACAATATTTTAGGGCAAACATTATTAAATGATCAAAAAAACATTAGTGAGCACGGCTTTGTGGTGGAAATGATTAAAGAAGCATTAGAAGAATCATGTGAGGAAATTATCCTTCCAGATAAGCCTCAATTAATGAAAATCCGGGATATTCAACATCTTTATACGCCGGTTATCGGTAAATGTCAAAAGGATGCTTCGCTCCTTTTATTAGTTGAAAGACTTCACCCAACTCCAGCCCTAGGGGGTCTTCCTAAACAAGAATCTGTTGAAAAAATTAGACAAGTAGAGGAGCTCGATCGTGGTTTCTATGCTGCACCGCTTGGCTGGGTCGATTATCGAGGAAATGGCGAATTCTCGGTTTCTATTCGTTCTGGTCTTATTCAAGGTAAAGAGGCTTCATTATTTGCAGGATGTGGTGTCGTAGCAAATTCTGACTCAGAAAGTGAATACCTAGAAACGAGCCTAAAATTCACACCGATGCTTCGTGCTCTTGGAGGAAATTAA
- a CDS encoding DUF1540 domain-containing protein: MAQDVLCEVNNCSFWAKGNKCSADSIYVVSHKGKTADNSQETDCKTFEPSDL, encoded by the coding sequence ATGGCACAAGATGTATTATGTGAAGTTAACAACTGTTCTTTTTGGGCAAAAGGAAATAAATGCAGTGCAGATAGCATATATGTTGTCAGCCACAAAGGAAAAACAGCTGATAACAGTCAAGAAACTGATTGTAAAACTTTCGAACCTTCAGATTTATAA
- a CDS encoding beta-class carbonic anhydrase, with protein MNNTTLLNEILDYNQKFVESREYEKYETTKFPNKRMVILTCMDTRLLELLPKALNLNNGDVKTIKNAGALVSHPFGSIMRSILIAVYQLKAEEVLVIAHHDCGMSGLKAEPVIESMMSRGVTEETFDTLTYSGIDIKKWLHGFDNVTESVEHSVDVIRNHPLMPEGVPVHGLVIDPKTGKLDLVVDGYQD; from the coding sequence ATGAATAACACTACATTATTAAATGAAATCTTGGATTATAACCAAAAATTTGTTGAAAGCCGCGAATATGAAAAATATGAAACAACAAAATTTCCAAATAAACGGATGGTCATTCTTACTTGCATGGACACGCGATTATTAGAATTACTGCCAAAAGCTTTAAACTTAAACAATGGGGATGTAAAAACGATAAAAAATGCCGGGGCACTTGTATCTCATCCATTTGGAAGTATTATGAGAAGTATTCTAATCGCTGTTTACCAGCTTAAAGCAGAAGAAGTCCTAGTCATTGCTCACCACGATTGTGGAATGAGTGGATTGAAGGCTGAACCAGTAATAGAAAGTATGATGAGCCGTGGAGTAACAGAAGAAACGTTTGATACTCTTACTTATTCAGGTATTGATATTAAAAAATGGCTGCATGGATTTGATAATGTTACAGAAAGCGTGGAGCATAGCGTGGATGTAATAAGAAACCATCCCTTAATGCCAGAGGGTGTTCCGGTGCATGGGTTGGTCATTGACCCTAAGACAGGAAAACTTGACCTTGTTGTCGATGGTTATCAAGATTAA
- the menC gene encoding o-succinylbenzoate synthase, whose protein sequence is MRIAQIKLKVISMPLKSPFHTHLGTVSEREGIIVEVIDSDGISGYGEGVAFSTPWYTEETVSTSLHIMSDVLIPLLKKQPIKHPKDAAILFQSVRRNHMAKAGLEMAIWDLYAKRNSLSLSRAIGGTRSEIASGVVVAADSLTNSLKQIEKYLGEGYQRFKVKINPSQDYSVLEAIRRYYPDLPLMADANSAYTLNDIDKLKALDDFNLLMIEQPLASDDIIEHSLLQKEINTPICLDESIVSFNDAKNAIELGSCKIINIKAGRVGGLYEAKRIHDYCLEKGIEVWCGGMIEFGISRAHNIALASLPGFTIPGDISASNRFWEEDIIMPEVCVRNGYVCVPDTSGIGFGINKKRLRETTQIEKVFNFEKK, encoded by the coding sequence ATGAGAATTGCGCAAATTAAACTCAAAGTCATAAGTATGCCATTGAAGTCCCCCTTTCACACCCATTTAGGTACCGTTTCAGAACGTGAGGGGATTATCGTAGAGGTAATCGATTCAGATGGCATTTCCGGATATGGAGAGGGTGTGGCCTTTTCCACACCGTGGTACACAGAAGAGACTGTCTCGACTAGTTTACATATTATGAGTGATGTATTGATTCCTTTACTCAAGAAGCAACCAATTAAACATCCAAAAGACGCAGCGATTCTTTTTCAGTCTGTAAGGAGAAACCATATGGCTAAGGCAGGGTTAGAAATGGCCATTTGGGATTTATATGCAAAAAGGAATTCTTTATCGCTTTCTAGAGCCATTGGGGGAACTAGAAGTGAAATTGCTTCTGGTGTGGTAGTGGCTGCAGATTCACTTACTAATTCTCTCAAACAAATTGAAAAATATTTGGGAGAGGGATACCAGAGATTTAAGGTTAAGATTAATCCTAGTCAGGATTATTCGGTTCTAGAAGCAATTCGCCGCTATTATCCAGATCTTCCGTTAATGGCTGATGCAAATTCTGCTTATACCTTAAACGATATAGACAAATTAAAAGCATTAGATGATTTTAATCTTTTGATGATTGAACAACCGCTGGCTAGTGACGATATTATTGAACACTCACTACTTCAAAAAGAGATAAATACACCGATCTGTTTAGATGAAAGTATTGTCAGCTTTAATGACGCAAAAAATGCTATTGAACTTGGGAGCTGTAAGATTATTAATATTAAAGCAGGCAGAGTGGGAGGACTTTACGAAGCAAAAAGAATTCATGATTATTGCCTTGAGAAGGGAATTGAAGTTTGGTGCGGGGGAATGATCGAATTTGGAATATCCCGTGCGCACAACATTGCGCTTGCTTCACTGCCTGGATTTACAATTCCAGGTGATATATCTGCTTCAAATCGATTTTGGGAAGAGGATATCATTATGCCTGAGGTATGTGTTAGGAATGGTTATGTGTGCGTCCCAGATACATCGGGTATAGGGTTTGGCATTAATAAAAAGAGGCTAAGGGAAACTACTCAAATAGAAAAGGTATTTAACTTCGAAAAAAAATAA
- the menD gene encoding 2-succinyl-5-enolpyruvyl-6-hydroxy-3-cyclohexene-1-carboxylic-acid synthase, producing MNHQISLTVYLAAFVAELVQTGIKDVVVSPGSRSTPMAMVMAEHPEINIHIHVDERSAAFFALGIAKVTNKPVAILCTSGTAAANYFPAIIEARYSRVPLLVLTADRPHELREVGAPQAIDQIHLYGQHVKWFADMALPESSTEIIRYARTVGARAAALASQAPAGPVHLNFPFREPLIPKLDEDIFQLEERPMGYVKVRNGELTIREDELKEISLKLNGYNNGIIVCGNIADDRFAQAVIDLSEMLKFPILADPLSQLRSGQHHLENIVETYDTFLRNEDAKVYLKPDVILRFGAMPLSKALTIFLKENHQADQFVIDGAGGWRDPSSLSTEMIYCNETFFCEKVVAFSETRTSGEFLEKWLAVNNLTKANMALIKDSQQLSEGRLFYELADMLPVGATLFVGNSMPIRDLDSFFHNNNKSIKVIANRGANGIDGTVSTAIGASIYSQPLYLVLGDLTFFHDLNGLIASKLYNIDVKIIVVNNNGGGIFSFLPQSEHPKHFELLFGTPLNLDFEHAVEMFNGNFTRIKDWEHLQELMNHSTEVKGLNVYEVVTNRESNLIEHRDFWRIVSEEISNFVKGVD from the coding sequence ATGAATCATCAGATATCTTTAACTGTTTATTTAGCAGCATTTGTAGCAGAGTTGGTACAGACAGGAATAAAGGATGTCGTCGTCAGTCCAGGGTCAAGATCAACCCCAATGGCAATGGTAATGGCCGAACATCCAGAGATTAATATCCATATTCATGTGGATGAACGTTCTGCTGCTTTCTTTGCTTTGGGAATAGCAAAGGTTACGAATAAGCCAGTCGCGATTTTATGCACTTCGGGGACGGCAGCGGCAAACTATTTTCCTGCTATTATTGAAGCACGCTATTCACGTGTACCGTTACTCGTCTTAACCGCTGACCGGCCACATGAGCTGAGAGAAGTCGGTGCACCACAGGCGATTGACCAAATACATTTATATGGACAACATGTAAAATGGTTCGCAGATATGGCGCTGCCTGAAAGTAGTACTGAAATCATCCGCTATGCACGTACCGTTGGTGCACGGGCGGCAGCCCTTGCAAGCCAGGCGCCAGCAGGTCCAGTCCATTTGAACTTCCCGTTCAGGGAACCGCTCATACCTAAATTGGATGAAGATATCTTTCAGTTGGAAGAGCGGCCAATGGGTTATGTAAAAGTCCGCAACGGAGAATTAACGATTCGTGAGGATGAATTAAAGGAAATTTCATTAAAACTGAATGGTTATAATAATGGAATCATTGTTTGCGGTAATATTGCTGATGACCGTTTTGCTCAGGCTGTAATAGACTTATCCGAAATGTTAAAGTTTCCAATCCTAGCAGATCCATTATCACAACTTAGAAGCGGACAACATCATTTGGAAAATATCGTGGAAACATATGATACATTTTTAAGAAATGAAGACGCCAAAGTTTATTTGAAACCCGATGTAATCCTGCGTTTTGGGGCAATGCCTTTATCCAAAGCACTTACGATTTTCTTGAAAGAAAACCACCAAGCTGATCAATTTGTCATAGATGGTGCTGGAGGCTGGCGTGACCCATCATCTTTATCAACGGAAATGATTTACTGCAATGAAACCTTCTTTTGCGAGAAAGTTGTAGCTTTTAGTGAAACAAGAACTTCAGGAGAATTTTTAGAAAAGTGGCTGGCCGTTAATAATCTTACAAAAGCAAATATGGCGCTAATTAAGGATAGTCAGCAATTAAGTGAAGGGCGATTGTTCTATGAATTAGCGGATATGCTTCCTGTGGGGGCCACATTATTTGTTGGAAATAGCATGCCTATCAGAGACTTAGATAGTTTCTTTCACAATAACAATAAATCAATAAAAGTAATCGCTAATAGAGGAGCAAACGGTATTGATGGAACCGTTTCGACTGCAATAGGTGCGAGTATATACTCACAACCTTTATATCTTGTCTTAGGAGATTTAACATTTTTCCATGATTTAAATGGGTTAATTGCCTCGAAGCTATATAATATTGATGTTAAGATTATTGTTGTTAACAATAATGGCGGCGGTATTTTCTCCTTCTTGCCGCAATCGGAGCATCCGAAGCATTTTGAACTTTTATTTGGGACACCGTTAAACTTAGACTTTGAGCATGCTGTAGAGATGTTTAATGGTAACTTTACTAGAATAAAGGATTGGGAACATTTACAGGAACTTATGAACCATTCAACCGAGGTAAAGGGATTAAATGTATATGAAGTGGTCACAAACCGTGAGAGTAACTTAATAGAACATCGCGATTTTTGGCGTATTGTTTCCGAGGAAATATCAAACTTTGTCAAAGGTGTCGATTAA
- the ytzI gene encoding YtzI protein, whose product MYTILVVSVIIIIVVLLLAVITTSKAYKFKHTVDPLDDNPYLQNENHPDTENKQ is encoded by the coding sequence ATGTATACGATCTTGGTGGTAAGCGTTATTATCATTATAGTGGTATTATTGCTTGCTGTAATTACTACTTCAAAAGCATATAAATTTAAACATACTGTAGACCCATTGGATGATAATCCTTATTTACAGAACGAAAATCATCCTGATACCGAAAATAAGCAGTAA
- the yidD gene encoding membrane protein insertion efficiency factor YidD, with translation MFKKILISVIRFYQVVISPIKPPSCRFYPTCSHYGLEAVQRFGALKGGWLTLKRILKCHPFHPGGIDPVPEKKEN, from the coding sequence ATGTTTAAAAAGATTTTAATTTCTGTTATTCGATTTTATCAAGTGGTTATTTCTCCTATTAAACCGCCAAGCTGTCGTTTTTATCCCACATGTTCACATTATGGATTGGAGGCTGTTCAACGATTTGGAGCTTTAAAAGGCGGCTGGCTTACATTAAAGAGAATTCTTAAATGTCATCCTTTTCATCCGGGCGGCATAGATCCTGTGCCAGAGAAAAAGGAGAATTAA
- a CDS encoding metal ABC transporter solute-binding protein, Zn/Mn family yields MKKIILLPFFLLFSIVITACSTENEQSSEKKKDQLTIYSTVFPLQYFTERIGGKYVTVNTIYPPGADEHTFEPSQKDMIKLADSDLFFYIGLGLEGFVESAKESLKNENVSLIPTAEELILDPAEEHEAHDDHEDDGHGDFNPHVWLDPVYAKEMAAVIRDSLIEKMPQNKETFDQNYQKLADELDQLNSEFESTIQKAKHKDFLVTHAAFSYWEQRYGLEEISISGLSTTNEPTQRELEKIISLADEHGLHYILFEQNVKSKLAEIVQKEIGAKALPVHNLATLTKENIKDKETYFTLMEQNLSSLKTALNN; encoded by the coding sequence ATGAAAAAGATAATTCTTTTACCATTTTTTTTATTATTTAGCATCGTCATAACTGCTTGCAGTACAGAAAATGAACAATCATCAGAAAAGAAGAAAGATCAGTTAACGATCTATTCCACAGTATTCCCTCTTCAATATTTTACGGAGCGTATCGGGGGAAAATACGTTACTGTCAATACTATCTATCCTCCAGGCGCAGATGAGCATACGTTTGAACCATCGCAAAAAGATATGATAAAACTAGCGGATTCAGATTTATTTTTCTACATCGGCTTGGGATTAGAAGGATTTGTAGAGAGTGCGAAGGAATCATTAAAAAATGAAAACGTCTCGTTGATTCCAACTGCTGAAGAGCTTATATTAGATCCTGCAGAAGAACATGAAGCACATGATGACCACGAGGATGACGGTCATGGAGATTTTAATCCTCATGTTTGGCTTGACCCCGTTTATGCGAAGGAAATGGCTGCCGTCATTAGGGACTCTTTAATTGAAAAGATGCCTCAAAATAAAGAGACGTTTGATCAAAATTATCAAAAGCTTGCAGATGAATTAGATCAATTAAATTCGGAATTTGAAAGCACTATTCAAAAGGCAAAACACAAAGATTTTCTTGTCACTCATGCTGCATTTAGCTACTGGGAGCAAAGATACGGTCTTGAAGAAATCAGTATTTCAGGTCTGTCTACAACGAATGAACCTACACAGCGAGAACTAGAAAAAATTATTTCACTGGCGGATGAACATGGACTGCATTACATCCTTTTTGAACAAAATGTCAAATCAAAATTAGCTGAGATTGTTCAAAAGGAAATTGGAGCGAAGGCTTTGCCTGTTCATAATTTAGCTACTTTAACTAAAGAAAACATTAAAGATAAAGAAACATATTTTACTCTCATGGAGCAGAACTTATCATCACTGAAAACTGCTTTAAACAATTAG
- the menH gene encoding 2-succinyl-6-hydroxy-2,4-cyclohexadiene-1-carboxylate synthase, which yields MRLKVNGITYHVEVCGEGFPFLLLHGFTGDSSTWTPFCPVWGTHSKLIIPDIIGHGETDSPEDTNCYQMESAAKDLIFLLDQLDIEKIDLLGYSMGGRLALTLAILYPERVRKLILESASPGLKTNEERVLRRMKDEELANFINDRGIVSFVDYWEKIPLFSTMSRLPNSIKQSIREQRLSNKTKGLANSLIGMGTGAQVSWWGKLDLLSSEVLLLTGEKDEKFCKIAENMVENMRKASWIVINDCGHAIHVEQKEKFGTIVSDFLSK from the coding sequence ATGAGGTTAAAGGTTAACGGTATTACCTACCATGTCGAAGTCTGCGGGGAAGGATTTCCGTTCCTTTTATTACACGGTTTTACTGGGGATTCATCTACCTGGACACCTTTTTGTCCGGTTTGGGGCACCCATTCAAAATTGATTATCCCGGATATTATCGGCCATGGTGAAACAGACTCGCCAGAAGATACAAATTGTTATCAAATGGAATCGGCTGCTAAAGACCTAATTTTTCTATTAGATCAGCTAGATATTGAAAAAATAGATCTCCTCGGTTATTCAATGGGTGGCAGATTAGCGCTAACTCTTGCTATTCTATACCCCGAGAGAGTTAGAAAGTTAATTTTAGAGAGTGCTTCACCGGGACTGAAAACAAATGAAGAAAGAGTACTTCGCCGTATGAAAGACGAGGAACTAGCAAACTTTATTAACGACCGGGGGATCGTATCCTTTGTTGACTATTGGGAGAAGATTCCTCTTTTTTCTACTATGAGCAGACTCCCTAATTCCATTAAACAATCCATTAGGGAGCAGCGGCTTTCCAATAAGACTAAGGGTCTTGCGAATAGCTTGATAGGAATGGGGACAGGTGCTCAAGTCTCATGGTGGGGAAAGTTGGACCTTCTTAGCTCTGAAGTGTTATTGTTAACAGGAGAAAAAGATGAAAAGTTCTGTAAGATAGCCGAAAATATGGTGGAGAATATGCGAAAAGCTTCATGGATTGTAATTAATGATTGTGGTCATGCAATTCATGTGGAACAAAAAGAAAAATTTGGTACAATAGTAAGTGACTTTTTGTCAAAGTAA
- a CDS encoding o-succinylbenzoate--CoA ligase produces MQYETMPNFLEKRAFLTPERTAVYFNEQTLSFRELYENSYQVAGQLQGLGVKKNQYIGVLLKNHLDTIVILFALQLLGVKAVILNNRLSKKEIVWQINDSKAAALILENDFYEMMQDLEVPVITKEQLFAAALETPEILEEINLNDVSTVMYTSGTTGNPKGVLHTFGNHWWSAVGSALNLGYTDSDRWLCSVPLFHISGYSILMKSVIYGMPIILHESFDADRAINDIKNNHVTIMSVVGTMLYRIVDALKDSKLPNHFRCALLGGGPAPLPLLEACKAKEVPVFQSYGMTETASQIVTLAPEYSITKLGSAGKPLFPSQIKIILEDGKMASTKQAGEIIVKGPNVTKGYLNRPDVIKEKFDQGWLHTGDIGYLDEEGFLYVLDRRSDLIISGGENIYPAEIESVLLAHPDVADAGVTGINDKSWGQVPAAFIVRHNNAHVTEEELKQFCLENLAKYKVPKLFYFTEKLPRNAAKKLLRRKLFDFVQESWNHK; encoded by the coding sequence ATGCAATACGAGACCATGCCTAACTTTCTGGAAAAAAGAGCCTTTCTCACACCTGAAAGAACGGCGGTTTATTTCAATGAACAGACACTATCTTTTAGAGAATTATATGAAAACTCTTATCAGGTTGCTGGACAGCTTCAAGGTTTAGGTGTTAAAAAAAATCAATATATTGGTGTATTACTTAAAAATCATCTTGATACCATTGTGATATTATTTGCCCTTCAGCTACTTGGAGTCAAGGCAGTTATCTTAAATAATCGATTGTCGAAAAAAGAAATAGTGTGGCAGATAAATGACTCAAAGGCAGCGGCGCTAATTCTTGAAAATGATTTTTACGAAATGATGCAGGATTTAGAAGTGCCAGTTATTACAAAAGAGCAGTTGTTTGCTGCGGCTTTAGAAACTCCCGAAATACTGGAAGAAATTAATTTAAATGATGTCAGTACTGTCATGTATACATCAGGTACAACAGGAAATCCAAAAGGCGTTCTTCATACATTTGGAAACCATTGGTGGAGTGCTGTAGGTTCTGCATTAAATTTGGGGTATACCGATAGTGACCGCTGGCTTTGCAGCGTTCCGCTTTTTCATATAAGTGGTTACTCCATCTTAATGAAAAGTGTTATTTATGGTATGCCCATTATCCTCCATGAAAGCTTTGACGCTGACAGAGCGATAAATGATATTAAAAACAATCATGTTACGATTATGTCAGTGGTCGGAACGATGCTCTATAGGATTGTTGATGCCCTTAAAGATTCTAAACTGCCAAATCATTTCCGCTGTGCGCTCTTAGGAGGCGGTCCTGCACCGTTACCACTTCTAGAGGCGTGTAAGGCAAAAGAAGTTCCTGTTTTTCAGTCCTATGGGATGACGGAGACGGCTTCACAAATCGTTACACTAGCTCCAGAATACAGTATCACAAAACTAGGTTCGGCTGGTAAGCCGCTTTTTCCATCACAAATTAAAATTATTTTAGAGGATGGAAAAATGGCATCAACCAAACAAGCGGGTGAAATTATTGTAAAAGGTCCAAATGTGACAAAGGGGTATTTAAATCGTCCTGATGTCATAAAGGAAAAGTTTGACCAAGGCTGGTTACATACAGGAGACATTGGCTATTTGGATGAAGAAGGCTTTTTATACGTGCTTGATCGGCGTTCTGATCTCATTATCTCAGGAGGGGAAAACATTTATCCTGCCGAAATAGAATCTGTCTTATTAGCTCATCCAGATGTCGCAGATGCAGGTGTTACAGGCATCAATGATAAAAGCTGGGGACAGGTTCCAGCGGCTTTTATTGTTCGTCACAACAATGCACATGTGACCGAGGAAGAACTTAAACAATTTTGTTTAGAAAACTTGGCGAAATACAAGGTACCAAAATTATTTTATTTTACTGAAAAGCTCCCAAGGAACGCTGCTAAAAAGCTTCTTCGCAGAAAGCTATTTGATTTTGTTCAAGAGAGCTGGAATCATAAATGA
- the menB gene encoding 1,4-dihydroxy-2-naphthoyl-CoA synthase: MTVEWIAGRKYEEILYETYNGIAKITINRPHVHNAFTPRTVAELIDAFAYARDDSSVGVIVLTGAGDKAFCSGGDQKVRGHGGYVGEDQIPRLNVLDLQRLIRVIPKPVIAMVKGYAIGGGHVLHVVCDLTIAADNAVFGQTGPNVGSFDAGYGSGYLARIIGHKKAREIWYLCRQYNAQEALDMGLVNTVVPLERVEEETIQWCNEILEKSPTALRFLKAAMNADTDGLAGLQQLAGDATLLYYTTEEAKEGRDAFKEKRKPDFGQFPRFP, encoded by the coding sequence TTGACAGTAGAATGGATTGCAGGACGTAAATATGAAGAAATTCTATATGAAACATATAACGGAATCGCAAAAATTACGATTAATCGCCCACATGTACATAATGCATTCACACCAAGAACCGTTGCGGAATTAATCGATGCTTTTGCCTATGCACGTGATGATTCAAGTGTAGGAGTAATCGTACTAACAGGTGCCGGAGACAAAGCGTTTTGTTCAGGTGGAGACCAAAAGGTACGTGGACATGGCGGCTATGTTGGGGAAGACCAAATTCCTCGCCTAAATGTTCTTGATCTTCAACGTTTAATCCGTGTGATTCCGAAACCAGTCATTGCAATGGTTAAGGGTTACGCTATTGGTGGCGGACACGTCCTTCACGTAGTTTGTGATTTAACGATTGCTGCAGATAATGCTGTTTTTGGTCAAACAGGTCCGAATGTAGGAAGCTTTGATGCTGGTTATGGATCAGGCTATCTTGCTAGAATTATCGGTCATAAAAAGGCTCGCGAAATTTGGTACCTATGCCGACAGTATAATGCACAGGAAGCACTTGATATGGGCTTAGTAAATACGGTCGTTCCACTTGAAAGAGTGGAAGAGGAAACAATCCAGTGGTGTAATGAAATTCTAGAGAAAAGCCCAACAGCGCTTCGTTTCTTAAAGGCTGCTATGAATGCAGACACAGATGGCTTAGCAGGTCTACAGCAATTAGCTGGTGATGCAACACTTCTTTACTATACAACTGAAGAAGCCAAAGAAGGCCGTGACGCCTTTAAAGAAAAACGTAAGCCTGACTTTGGTCAATTCCCACGTTTTCCTTGA
- a CDS encoding S-ribosylhomocysteine lyase, with the protein MPSVESFDLDHNAVKAPYVRHCGVHKVGTDGIVNKYDIRFCQPNKQAMKPDVIHTLEHLLAFNLRAHVEKYDHFDIIDISPMGCQTGYYLVVSGEPTVEEIIDLLEDTMKTAIEITEIPAANERQCGQAKLHDLEGAKRLMRFWLEQSKEDLKQVFA; encoded by the coding sequence ATGCCTTCAGTAGAAAGCTTTGATTTAGATCATAATGCCGTTAAAGCACCTTACGTGAGACATTGTGGTGTCCATAAAGTAGGAACCGACGGTATAGTTAATAAATACGATATTCGTTTTTGCCAGCCAAATAAACAGGCGATGAAGCCTGATGTCATCCATACATTAGAACATTTGCTTGCATTCAATCTCCGTGCACACGTAGAGAAATATGATCACTTTGATATTATTGATATTTCACCTATGGGCTGCCAAACAGGCTACTATTTGGTTGTGAGTGGTGAGCCAACTGTTGAAGAAATCATTGACCTCCTTGAAGATACGATGAAGACCGCAATAGAAATAACTGAGATTCCAGCAGCAAACGAAAGACAATGTGGTCAAGCAAAACTTCACGATTTAGAGGGAGCAAAACGCCTAATGCGTTTTTGGCTTGAGCAAAGTAAAGAAGACTTAAAGCAAGTTTTTGCTTAA
- a CDS encoding DUF6154 family protein, with translation MRLVDELFQMYRDKLTGDEEDIDMLAFAFLEEMSHEDLLHLIKEMDKQELYDLMGLYLIESLKGKFAQEEYGQQRTHTYYPRNIH, from the coding sequence ATGAGGTTAGTTGATGAATTATTTCAGATGTATCGAGATAAGCTGACAGGTGATGAAGAGGATATTGATATGTTAGCTTTCGCCTTCTTAGAAGAGATGTCACATGAGGATCTGCTGCACTTAATTAAAGAGATGGATAAACAAGAATTATACGATTTAATGGGGCTTTATTTAATCGAGAGCTTAAAAGGTAAATTCGCCCAGGAAGAATATGGCCAGCAGCGCACCCATACTTATTATCCAAGAAATATTCACTAA